One window of Staphylococcus chromogenes genomic DNA carries:
- the holA gene encoding DNA polymerase III subunit delta — MSDYIYTVYGDVPELIERETNKIIEAYLKGEPKDDFNFTKYNLYETHFNQIIEEAMTLPFFSDKKVVLVQNAYIFTGEKVAKEQQPNMDSMIEFIEKYDNQTLIIFQVNHSKLDERKKIVKVLKKHAKLKKIEQMTEQETKKWIHSYLNENFKDIKQDALDTFLSLTGIHHQIIVQELEKLLLYVGERPQINLEDVKTIVNRSLEQSVFLLTEYIQKGNKSEAVRLMKDLIQLKEEPIKLLALITSNYRLYYQSLILNQKGYSEQQIAKTVGVHPYRVKLALRQARKYSLETILDIMNACAETDYQLKSSYMDKTLILELFILKL; from the coding sequence ATGTCTGATTACATCTACACAGTCTATGGGGATGTTCCTGAACTTATAGAGAGGGAAACAAATAAAATTATCGAGGCTTATCTTAAAGGTGAACCAAAAGATGACTTCAATTTCACAAAATATAATTTATACGAGACACATTTTAATCAAATCATTGAAGAAGCCATGACTTTGCCTTTTTTTTCAGATAAAAAAGTGGTTTTAGTTCAAAATGCGTATATTTTTACTGGTGAAAAAGTTGCAAAAGAGCAACAACCCAATATGGATAGTATGATTGAATTTATTGAGAAGTATGATAATCAAACTTTAATTATTTTCCAAGTCAATCATTCAAAATTAGACGAACGAAAAAAAATCGTTAAAGTATTAAAGAAACACGCTAAGCTTAAAAAAATAGAACAGATGACTGAACAAGAAACTAAAAAGTGGATACACAGCTATTTAAATGAAAATTTTAAAGATATTAAACAGGACGCACTTGATACGTTCCTATCTTTAACTGGGATTCACCATCAAATCATTGTGCAAGAATTAGAAAAATTATTATTGTATGTTGGGGAACGGCCTCAAATCAACTTAGAAGATGTCAAAACAATCGTCAATCGAAGTTTAGAACAGAGTGTCTTTTTATTAACAGAATACATTCAAAAGGGGAATAAGTCTGAAGCTGTTCGGCTTATGAAAGACTTAATTCAATTAAAAGAAGAGCCTATAAAGCTATTAGCCTTAATTACAAGTAATTATAGATTGTATTATCAGAGTCTCATCTTAAATCAAAAGGGGTATTCAGAACAGCAAATAGCGAAAACGGTCGGAGTTCATCCTTATAGAGTGAAACTTGCATTAAGGCAAGCACGTAAGTACTCCTTAGAAACGATTTTAGATATTATGAATGCTTGTGCGGAAACAGACTATCAACTTAAGTCTTCCTATATGGATAAAACTTTAATTTTAGAGTTATTTATTTTGAAACTATAA
- the rpsT gene encoding 30S ribosomal protein S20, translating to MPNIKSAIKRVKTTHTAESKNISQKNDMRTAVKNAKTAIESNADNKQELINSAIKKIDKAAQSNLIHSNKADRMKSKLMSAK from the coding sequence ATGCCAAATATCAAATCTGCTATTAAACGTGTGAAAACAACGCACACAGCTGAAAGCAAAAATATTTCACAAAAAAATGATATGCGTACAGCGGTTAAAAACGCTAAAACAGCTATCGAATCAAATGCTGATAATAAACAAGAATTAATTAACAGCGCTATTAAAAAGATTGATAAAGCTGCGCAAAGTAATTTAATCCACTCTAATAAAGCGGACAGAATGAAATCTAAATTAATGTCAGCGAAATAA